CCATAGGTTGTGGGTACTACAGCAGCTAGCTGAGCGACCTCTTGGCCTGGCTGAAGTGTGTCGTGCTGAGTATGAGGCGTGTCACCGCTGGGTGAGGACACATGTCAGCGAGCACAGTGGCCTCCACTACATGCAGCACCTCTTGGCTACCCTAGTCACCTTGGTGGCTGAGGGGGTCCTTCTTAACCTGGCAGAAGCTGTGCCTTCAGCTACATGCCCTAAAGACTTGTACTGTACTGAGTTAGAATTCAATCGCAACCTGATAGAGCAGTATCCAGGTCATGAGGCACTGTTCTGTCATCGGCGAGTGCTGCTGCAGCGGCTACAGGATATCCTGCTACATGCTGCACCATTGCATCGCACAgcttctccaccacctccagccCTCAAGCGTTCATGTGTAGAGACGGTGAATGGTGAGTGGAGCACTGCGCTGCTCAGTGAGAGGGACCTGGTGAACAAATGTCTACAAACTGATTCCTACCAGAAGACCCTTGGAGAGCGACACGCTCATTGGCTCAGCAATGTGCTAGCTGTCTAGTTGGCTGGGGCAGTGCTGGAGCTGGACCAGTCATGCAATTCCTCAGGGATGCAACAGACTCAATTGCTCCACCTCAGTTGGCCTTAAAAAGTTTTGCCAGACTTGTTTACTTGTGATCACCACATAAATTGGAGAGAAGTTGTTGCTTCACTGATTAAAACAATGGGAGGCAAGCAGGACAGCACAACTGTGATGAAAGAATCATTGTTTCTTATCAAATGTCAATATTTTTTGTGTAAGATGGTATAGAAATTGATAGCCTGCTACTTACTGCCTTTCTTTGGCATCGTAGTTATAAATGCACATACCTTTAGATATACATATATTGGGCAGTGGAATATCATGCATGGTGTGCATAAGTGATTTCATGGcatataatatagaaatgtaaagttgatgatttttttttttggggggcaaaatataaatacaaatctGATATGAAAAGatagaaatatgcaaaatagtTTTGAGAATTACTAGGAAATATAATGATGAAATATCAGTAGTGCAGCCTTGCTTGACCTCACTTCCTTCCCAGCTCAGGGGCTGAAACCCAGTAATATTTTGTTCCTTTCACATGCAGTACTCCCTCTGTTGTGAGCAATCTGTGTCATTCATCTTGAATGGTTTGGTACACAGTGCTGTTGATGGAGCAGGAATACTTTGTACATACACAGTAATATATATGAACTACAGTTGGAAGTTGTCCAAAATTTTACTGGGTGCTAAAATACTTTCAGATCATTATTCTATATGCCTGAAGCAAAATTGTTTAAGGAAACCAAAGCATTAATTCTTATTAAGAGATGTTCAGGAAGGGCAGACATATCTGCAATATTTTTAACACACTCCATTATTTCAGACTTCATAACTGCACTTCAGTCAAGCTTGTAAATAACTTCAACTTAACAGAATTATATCCTGTATTGTTTAAAGGTTTTAGCACATTTTTTAACAGATTGTTATAGTTTTAATATTACATTAAATGAAGTGTTAGACAGCACTGAATAGAGAGATGAATGACATTTACCTGTTGATATATCGTGTAGTCTGACCTGAAGCTGAAGGTGAACCTTTCATTCCCTAGAAAAATTGCCAGTTAGTTGGCTTAGGTGCAGTCCATACATTACTTCAGCTTGgtcattaaaaataaatttattttgAACAAAGCTGTTTTAACATTTAAATTCCAGTAAGTATCTAGAATTAATACAATGTTTGATGCAAGTCAACCTAAAGAGCAAGCAGGATTGCAGAACAATTATTCAACTGACTACATCAATGTTACTCAATGAAGTAGTACAAGAAATATCAAGCATACACTTAAACAGCCATACACAGCTTTCACACACTatgaaaactgaaactattaaGAAGGAATCAGATGTTGCAAAAGTACACAGGAAGCAGGAATTGGAGAAAACTAGATGTGAGGATATTGGAAGATAACTATAAGGAGAGCATTGCTAGGATAAAGCTACCTTTATAAGGTCAgcaacaaaatactgaaaaaaaaaattgccagaCAGGGTGACATTATTTCTCAAACTGTTTACTTGAATGGTAAGATACAGTACTAGGATAATGCAGAATTCCTAAATAATTTGGAGTTACCAATGAGTAAATTTACAAATTGTTGCACCAACTGATTTTgcattttgacacacacacatccaaagaCCAGATGTGGTGGTTATGAAGAAAAGAGTGGGGGTCAGCCATAACTATGAAGAAAAGGGTAGGCTCAGTCATAACTATGAAGAAAACAAGGGTAGGGTCAGCCATAACTATGAAGAAAACAAGGGCGGGCTCATCTAtaattatgaagaaaacaagGGTGGGCTCAGCCATAActatgaagaaaacaaggatgAGGCTCAGCCATAACTATGTAGAAAAAAAGGGTGGGTTCACCCATAATGTAACACTGTCTTGCAATATAATTTTAGAGATTGATGAGAGTGAGGATGTGTAAGCTACATTTTTCATAGTGAAATCTTTTGATGACTCAGAGATGTTGTTTTTGGCATGCAgtattatcttattcttatatCCACTTGCACACTTTTATTCCTCTTGGCATTTACAAGTACTCCAAGAGAGTTTGCAACCAGATATGCTATTTATGTTCATGTTATTAATCCTGCAGACCAGCTGTTAGTGCTGTCATTCTTGGTTAGATGCAGCTGGACTGATTGCACCTAAAACATTGTGGTTCTGAGTTCAGTTACAGGATGTACTACAACCAATAGTTTGATATTCTTATATCTTGCCTTTCAGTCTTAAtgattgtggtagttacaatgcTAGTGTTATGCACTGGTGTAACTAGTTAAAGTAAGATGAGAGATGAGTTCCATAATACAGTAAATCTTCAAAGCAAGTGGATTATTTCAGAATGTTCAGTATACTAAACATGAAATATACTGGCCATGAAACTTTTTGAGAAATTGGTTTTGTCACGCATAGTACATGGTGTCATGCAATACCATAGTGATTCCTCAACCACAATATGCTTTCCAAGATGCATGTGAGGTTGGATGGTGCCATAATGATTCCTGAATTTCAGCATCTTGTACTTCTAATCAGAATGTTTAGAGGTTTCATCAGTTTCTTGGTCACTGATTTCAACTTGGGTGCTCATATCAGAAAACATAAGGGTTGTTGCTGGTCATACTGTACCTGAACCACATGTGCATGGCTTCCTTCACCCGTGAAATGCTTACTGTTCACCTTTTGAACGACTTGGAAGATTTTCCCTGGTCCTGAGAATATTG
This genomic interval from Scylla paramamosain isolate STU-SP2022 chromosome 7, ASM3559412v1, whole genome shotgun sequence contains the following:
- the LOC135102000 gene encoding protein prenyltransferase alpha subunit repeat-containing protein 1-like isoform X4 is translated as MVLEARVCPCSCQHPQDSPLKKDPSSTAKMHTSVCAPDPAPMLRWTQFCLLVAPEVATFWNIRKQLLQHGSLSVDADLHLTRLVLSRKPKCMEVFQHRKWLFHHILAPCPSLPSPPCAIDHHNGSGPDEEPNRRFLLGELEICRWTADKHQNNYHAWNHRLWVLQQLAERPLGLAEVCRAEYEACHRWVRTHVSEHSGLHYMQHLLATLVTLVAEGVLLNLAEAVPSATCPKDLYCTELEFNRNLIEQYPGHEALFCHRRVLLQRLQDILLHAAPLHRTASPPPPALKRSCVETVNGEWSTALLSERDLVNKCLQTDSYQKTLGERHAHWLSNVLAV